From Caulobacter segnis, a single genomic window includes:
- a CDS encoding protein-glutamate methylesterase/protein-glutamine glutaminase — MPKIRVLVVDDSATMRSLISAALNRDPEIEVVGGAGDPFEARGMIKALNPDVVTLDIEMPNMNGIEFLEKIMRLRPMPVVMVSTLTQAGAEMTLRALELGAVDCVGKPADATGTQEALAEIVSKVKIAARASVRTNAGATPAAAPTRRKDFMPSGDIVAIGSSTGGVEALLSILTLFPETCPPTVITQHMPATFTASFAARLDRASGARVQEATDGAVLEPGKVYVAPGGATHLEVVRSAGLRCRLVQGDPVSGHRPSVDVLFNSVAQAVGDKAVGAILTGMGRDGAQGLLAMRKAGAKTLGQDEASCVVYGMPRAAFELGAVEKQVSLSSMGQSILDLASARR; from the coding sequence ATGCCGAAGATTCGCGTTCTTGTCGTCGACGACTCCGCCACGATGCGGAGCCTGATCTCGGCGGCCCTCAATCGTGACCCGGAGATCGAGGTGGTCGGCGGCGCCGGCGACCCGTTCGAGGCGCGGGGCATGATCAAGGCCCTGAACCCCGACGTCGTCACGCTCGACATCGAGATGCCGAACATGAACGGCATCGAGTTCCTCGAGAAGATCATGCGCCTGCGGCCGATGCCGGTGGTCATGGTCTCGACCCTGACCCAGGCCGGCGCCGAAATGACGCTGCGCGCCCTGGAACTGGGCGCGGTGGATTGCGTGGGCAAGCCCGCCGACGCCACCGGCACCCAGGAAGCCCTGGCCGAGATCGTCTCCAAGGTGAAGATCGCCGCGCGCGCTTCGGTCCGCACCAACGCCGGCGCGACGCCGGCCGCGGCGCCGACCCGGCGCAAGGACTTCATGCCCTCGGGCGACATCGTAGCGATCGGCTCGTCGACCGGCGGGGTGGAAGCCCTGCTGTCAATCCTGACCCTGTTCCCCGAGACCTGCCCGCCGACCGTCATCACCCAGCACATGCCGGCCACCTTCACCGCCAGCTTCGCCGCGCGCCTGGATCGCGCCAGCGGGGCCAGGGTGCAGGAAGCCACGGACGGCGCCGTGCTGGAGCCGGGCAAGGTCTATGTCGCCCCCGGCGGCGCCACGCACCTGGAGGTCGTTCGCTCGGCCGGCCTGCGTTGCCGCCTGGTCCAGGGCGATCCGGTCAGCGGTCACCGCCCGTCGGTGGACGTGCTGTTCAACTCGGTGGCTCAGGCCGTCGGCGACAAGGCGGTCGGGGCTATCCTGACCGGCATGGGCCGCGACGGAGCCCAAGGCCTTCTGGCCATGCGCAAGGCCGGCGCCAAGACGCTGGGCCAGGACGAGGCCAGCTGCGTCGTCTACGGCATGCCCCGGGCTGCTTTCGAACTTGGCGCCGTGGAGAAGCAGGTTTCCCTGTCCTCCATGGGTCAATCCATTCTCGATTTGGCCTCCGCGAGGCGATGA